TGCCAACCCGGTGATCACCAACGCCAGCATCGGGGCGGTCCTGCAGGTCACCTGCACGGACGCCTGCGGCCTCTCCGACAGCGACACCGTGACCATCACGAACCCGACGCTTCTGGAAGGTTCCGGCTGCAGCCTCGGCCTGACCTCGGCGGCGGTCTCCCCGGCCGCTTGGGCCCTGGGGTTGATCGGCCTCCTGCCGATGCTGGCCCTGCGGCGCCGCTCGCGGTAAAGAAAGCAATAGCTTGTGAAAGCGAAAAACCCGGATCCGCGAGGATCCGGGTTTTTTTTTAGGGGTAAAACGCCGGGCTCGCAGGGTTGAACTTTCATTTGGCAAGGATCCTCCCAAGGGTTAACCTGCGGCCCTCAAGGGAGGAACCATGAAAAAACTCGCCGTTGCCGTCCTGTTTTCGCTGCTCGGTTTCCAAGCCTCGCTGCACGCCGCCCCGCCGGCCGGTCCCGCGGCCGACAAGGCCGCCGTGCAATTGATGTTCGTCCAATCCGCGAAGGGCGTCGCCTTCGACGGAAACAAGATGACGCTCAAGGGCATCAGCCCCTCGACGCTCTTCTTCGCCGACCGGCCCGAGCGCATCACCGGCCACCTGACGGTGCCCGCCTTCCTGAAGGAATGGGACGCCGGCAAGGACAGCTTCAAGTCCGACCCTCCCAACGCCACGCTCTCGATCTTTTCCGACAACAAGGTGGACTACGTCGTGGTCGAGCTGATGAACCCGGTGCTGAACGGCGAGGATCTCACCTACGAGGTGCGCGTCCTGCAGGGCACGCCGCCCGCGAAGGGCGGGATCAGCTCGCTCTTCATCGACTGGTATTCCTATCGCTGGGGGGATTACTGCCACCGCAATTGGTATACGGGGGCGGTTTACTGCTATCGCCCCGGTTGGTACTATTATCCCGGCTACCGCTACTACTGGTAAAGCGGACCCCCTGGGGTTATGATGATTTCCTGCGGCAATTCCTTGCCGTCGGGGAGGAATTTGGGGCGCTATTCCAAAATTTCGCTTACTTTATCCGTCTTGGCCTGTCTGTCCGCCTGCGGCGCCGGGGAGGCGCCCCAGGGACCTTCCGGGCCCCCGCCGGTTTCGGGAGGCAGCGACGCGCTTCCGCCGCGCTTGCAGAACGCCACGCCTGCCGCGGGTGCCGTCGAGGTGCCGGTGACGGCGGAGGTGTCCATCGTCTTTGACGAGACCCTGGATGAGGCAACGACCCGGTTGCGCGGCCTGCGCCTGTTTCGCGGCGGCGACGAGGTGACGGGGCAGATCGTCCCCTCGCCGGCGGGAGTGACCTTCGTGCCGCTGGAGACGCTGGAGTACGGCTCCGAATACGAGGCGGTGGTGGACGGCGGCGTCTCGGATCTCGCGGGCAATCCGCTGGGATCGGAAATCCGCTGGGGCTTTCGCACCGAAACATTTTCCAGCGAGCTGCCCCTCGTCTTCCTCGATCCGCTGGGCGTGACGATCCCGGACGAGCCGAAGATCCCTGCTCGTCTGCGCCTCGAGGGCGGCGACGGCAGCGTCGATTACGAAGGCTGGGCGGGCGTCGAGATCCGCGGGCACTCCTCGCAAAACGCGCCCAAGAAGCAGTACGGCTTCGAGACCTGGGACGAATTCCAAGACGAGGTCGAGGTGGAGTTGTTGGGCATGCCCGAGGAGAGCGACTGGATCCTCCAGGGAAATTATTTCGACTCGAGCCTGCTGCGCAATTACTTCGCCCTCGAGCTGAGCCGCGCGACGGGCCGCTACGCTCCTCGGATGCGCTTCGCCGAGCTGTTTTTGGCCCTCGCGCCCGGCGACCCCCGCTATTGGGGCGTCTATGCCGTGATGGAGAAAATCAAGCGCGACGCCAACCGCGTCAGTCTCAAGAAGCTGGAATCCGACGACAACGCCGAGCCCGAAGTCACCGGGGGCTATCTCCTGGCGATGGACAAGCTGAATCCCGGAGACCTCTATTTCGAAACCGCGCTCGGCACCCGACTGCTCTACGAGTACCCAAAGGGCGAGGACATCACCGCCGCCCAGGCGGCGTGGATCCAGGGCTACGTCGAGGGCTTCGAGGCCGCGCTCGCGGGCCCGGATTTCCGCGATCCAGTCTTGGGGTACCGGGCTTTCCTAGACGTGGAAGCCGCGGTGGATTTTTTCCTGGTGAACGAGCTGCTCAAGAACGTCGACGCCTTCGCCTTCAGCACCTTCCTGTCGAAGGAGCGCGGCGAGAAGCTGCGCCTGGGACCGGTGTGGGACTTCGACCTGGCCATGGGAAACCTGCTGGGCGGAGGCCTGGGCGCGCCGGAGGGTTGGCTGCTTTGCGAGGGGCGGTGGATCGGCCGCCTGCTGGAAGATCCGGATTTCGCCGCCGCCGTCGCGGATCGCTATCAGGAGCTGCGCGCGGGGGCCTGGAGCGATGCCGCCCTAGCCGCTGTCCTCGACGAGGCGACGGAGGCCCTGCGCGAGGCGGGGCCGCGCAACGACCGGCGATGGTATCGCCGTCAGGACTTCACCTTCGAGGGCCGCGGCGCGGAGCTGCGCGTCTGGCTGACGGCCCGCCTGGCCTGGGTCGATTCGCACATAGAAAACCTCTGCCTGCCGTGATATAAAGGGGCGAAACTTCCGGGGGCGCGCGGGACGATAAGGACCGCGGCTTGGGGTCGCCGCGTTACCGCGGATTAATAGAAAGGAATCCAAATGCGTACATCTTCCTGTTTTCGTATCTCGGCCTTGTCAGTGATGCTTTTCACCCTCGCCGCTTGTGGCGGAGGCAGCGGTGGGGGTGGCGGTGGCGGTGGCGGCGGTAATCAGGGCCTCGCCAACTTGAATTTCGGGGCGCCGACTTCCTTGGTCGCCGGCAACGCGGCCTCCGTGCCAGCCAAGGCCCAGGCCCTCTACGTCGGCGATTTCACAGGCGACCAGAAGCTGGACTTCGCCGTCCTCAACACCGCGGTCGGGGTCTTCGTCGGCAACGGCAACGGGACCTTCCAAAATCGGCTGGACGCCACCTCCCTGGTCACGAGCCCGTCCGCACTGGCGGCCGGGGAATTCGACGGCCAACCCAATGTCGAATTGGCAGCGACCTTTCCGGGCACGACCCAAGTCGACATCTACTTCGATCCCAATCGCGATGGGCAATTCGCCGACAACGCCCCTTTCGCCATCCTCAACGGCAGCAGCCCCGAGGGATTGGCGATCGCCGATTTTACCGGCGACGGCAAGGACGACATCGCCGTCTCCAATTCGGACGGAAGCCTGACGGTCAAGGTGAACACGGGCTCCGTCACCTTCAACGATTTTTCCTTTTCCTCGGCCGGCAAGCTCAACAGCCCGCGCAACGTCGTTGCCGGAGACTTCAACGGCGACGGCCGTCCCGACTTGGCCTTTGCGAATTTCGGCGGGGACAGCCTGACGGTCTGGATGAATAGCGCCAATGCCAACCCGGCCTTTCTCTTTCCGGGCTCCAATGCCGACAATTCGCTGGCCCTGCCTACGGGCGCCGGCGTCCAGGGCGTGACCGCCGCCGACTTCAACGGCGACGGCAAGCTCGACTTGGTTGCCGCCAATCCCGGCACCAAGAACGGCAGCGTCTTCCTCAACCAGGGCAACGGGACCTTCGGGAGCGCCGTGACGGTGCCCGCCGGCGCCGACGCCTTCGCGGCGGCCGCGGCGGATTTCAATCTCGACGGAAAGATGGATCTGGTCATCGCCAACGCCTTCGGCGTCAACGGGGTGGACGGAGACTTCTGCGTCTACCTCGGCAAGGGCGACGGCACCTTCGACGCCCCCAAGACCTTCACCGCCGGCAAGGACGCGGCCGACCAACCCAACCACCCGCGCTCGGTGGCGGTGGGCGATTTCAACGGGGACGGCAAGCCCGACCTCGTCATGGCGGGTTCGCCGGGCGACACGGCGATCGTAGTCTTGAACACCTCCAATTGACCTTGCCGGTTTCGCGATAGGCGCCCGGCGGGGCGCCTTTTTTTTTTGGGCATTCCCGAGGATTTTCCCGGCCATCCCGCTTGCCACCGGCGGCGTCCGGACTCCCGCCTTGCCGCCTCCGCGGGGCCGTGATATTTCCCGAAATCGCCCCCAAGAAAAACATAGGAGGAAATATGAGCAACGCCACCGCCACCCCCGCCGCCCCCGAGGCAGCCCCCCGCATCGAGCTCAACGGACCGGCCCCAGACTTCGAGGCCAACACCACCCACGGCCCCATCCGCCTCTCCCAGTGGGAGAAGGACAAGTGGGTGATCCTCTTCTCGCACCCCGCCGACTTCACGCCGGTCTGCACCACCGAGTTCATGGAATTCGCGAAGATGTACGAGGAATTCAAAAAGCGCAACGTCGCCCTGCTGGGCGACTCGATCGACAGCGTCTACAGCCACATCGGCTGGGTGAAGAACATCGAGAAGAATTTCGGCGTGAAGATCCCCTTTCCGATCATCGCCGACCTGGACCAGAAGGTCGCCCGGCTCTACGGCATGATCCACACGCCCAGCGCCGCGACCGCAACGGTTCGCTGCGTCTTCTTCATCGACCCCAAGCGCAACGTGCGCGCGATGGTCTACTATCCGCTCAACGTGGGCCGCAACTTCGACGAGATCCTGCGCGTGGTCGACGCCCTGCAGACCGTCGACAAGCACGGCGTCGCCTGTCCCGCCAACTGGCGGCCGGGACAGGAGGTGATCGTGCCGCCGCCGGTGACCGCGCAGGCCGCCGACGAGCGTGTCGCCGACAAGTCCCTGCAGGTCACGGATTGGTATTTTTCGAAAAAGAAGATCTAGCCTCGGCACCGCTCGCCCCTCGCGGTTCGAGCGGGCTTTTCATGCAAAAACGCCGGTCCCTTGGACCGGCGTTTGTCGTTTAGCGGTCCTTCCGGAATAAGCCCAGCAACCCCGCGGAAAGAAAAGCCAGGGCGGCGCAGGAAAGATAGGGCGGGCTCAGCCAGGTCTGCTCGACCATGCTGCAGCTCCAACCGCCGGTTCCTTCGGGGCCGGCCATCGCCTGGACAAAATCGTCACCGAGCGTCTCGTCGCCTTTCGCGGTCTCGGCCGCCGAGACGGGCGAGTTTGAGCGGTTCTCTTCGTCCTCGGGAAGGGAGGGCGCGATAGGCGCCTCCTCGGCCGCGGGTTTTGGCTCGATTTGGCAAAAGCGGTCGCAGCCGTCGCCGTCCGCGGTATTGCCGTCGTCGCATTGTTCGTCCTTGGTCGTGAAACCGTTGCCGCATCCCGGCTCGAGAGGAAAGATCGGCTTCATCTCTTGGCGGCATTGGGCGTCGCAGCCGTCGCCGTCCGCGGTGTTGCCGTCGTCGCATTGCTCGTCCTTGGCGTTCACGGCACCGTCGCCGCAATAAGTTTCCACCGGGAAGATCGGTTTGGGCGCCTCGATTTGGCAGAAGATGTTGCAGCCGTCGCCGTCCACGCCGTTGCCGTCGTCGCACTCTTCCGGCGCGGCGAGCATGCCGTCACCGCAGCCGGCGGGGACTTTAAATCCCCCGGCCTCTTGCCCCGACGCTTGCCGAGCCGCACCCCAGGCGATGAGGGCGAAGAGGGCGATGAGAATTATTTTTCCTAGCTTCATATTTCCTCCTTAAAGCACGAGGCCTCCCTGCCTCGCGAATTCCATCTTTTGGTAAAGCAAGGCGTGTGCCAGGTTAATTTACTGATTTTATTGGATAAAATATTAGGAGGTCGACGGTATGTACACAGGTTGGACTTGAATCCGCACAGCTTGAACAAAGAAAAAAAACCGGGGCCCCCGATGGGGGCCCTCGGCCCGGGCCTTTGGCAAGGGGTCCTCCGGCCCTAAACGGATTATTTTTTCAGGGGGGCCGCCGATTTGACGGCGAGGTGAGCGGCCGATTTCACCGCCAAGTGCTCCGCGGACTTGGTCTGAAGTTTTTTCGGCCCCGAAGCGGAACCGGCCTCGATCCCGCCCAGCAGGCGATAGGCATAGAAGCCCTCGCGCGTCTGGGAGGGGAGGGATCGCACCGGGAGTCCTCGCGTCGCGCCGGCGATTCCCCGATCGACTTTCCAAGATGGGCTTCGGCCCGAGTAGAGGCTGGGATCTCCGCGATCCACGGACATAGGTTTCA
The window above is part of the Deltaproteobacteria bacterium PRO3 genome. Proteins encoded here:
- a CDS encoding VCBS repeat-containing protein, translated to MRTSSCFRISALSVMLFTLAACGGGSGGGGGGGGGGNQGLANLNFGAPTSLVAGNAASVPAKAQALYVGDFTGDQKLDFAVLNTAVGVFVGNGNGTFQNRLDATSLVTSPSALAAGEFDGQPNVELAATFPGTTQVDIYFDPNRDGQFADNAPFAILNGSSPEGLAIADFTGDGKDDIAVSNSDGSLTVKVNTGSVTFNDFSFSSAGKLNSPRNVVAGDFNGDGRPDLAFANFGGDSLTVWMNSANANPAFLFPGSNADNSLALPTGAGVQGVTAADFNGDGKLDLVAANPGTKNGSVFLNQGNGTFGSAVTVPAGADAFAAAAADFNLDGKMDLVIANAFGVNGVDGDFCVYLGKGDGTFDAPKTFTAGKDAADQPNHPRSVAVGDFNGDGKPDLVMAGSPGDTAIVVLNTSN
- a CDS encoding DUF4215 domain-containing protein; this encodes MKLGKIILIALFALIAWGAARQASGQEAGGFKVPAGCGDGMLAAPEECDDGNGVDGDGCNIFCQIEAPKPIFPVETYCGDGAVNAKDEQCDDGNTADGDGCDAQCRQEMKPIFPLEPGCGNGFTTKDEQCDDGNTADGDGCDRFCQIEPKPAAEEAPIAPSLPEDEENRSNSPVSAAETAKGDETLGDDFVQAMAGPEGTGGWSCSMVEQTWLSPPYLSCAALAFLSAGLLGLFRKDR
- a CDS encoding peroxiredoxin — translated: MSNATATPAAPEAAPRIELNGPAPDFEANTTHGPIRLSQWEKDKWVILFSHPADFTPVCTTEFMEFAKMYEEFKKRNVALLGDSIDSVYSHIGWVKNIEKNFGVKIPFPIIADLDQKVARLYGMIHTPSAATATVRCVFFIDPKRNVRAMVYYPLNVGRNFDEILRVVDALQTVDKHGVACPANWRPGQEVIVPPPVTAQAADERVADKSLQVTDWYFSKKKI